The DNA segment acggccttcaacaatgagtaaagcccataccgcatagtcagctataaaaggccccgaaaagacaatgtaaaacaattcaaacgagaaaactaacggccttatttatgtaaaaaaagaaaataaataatccaaCACCATAAATGTACTAAACAAAGATACATGTACACTTTTATGTATATGCAGCTAAGATTCAATcattaaattatatacatttggGTGATTTGAATAGAAGTAAAACTCCAAGGTTGtagttaattatatataagagtagtaaaaaaaaacttttcctttttggctttttataatttcaataattttggaGTCAACAAATTTGGATAACTTAAGGGCTAGTTaatacattaaacattttaggccaaaattaaaaatatgtttatttttcctCATCCCCAATAAGCTCTAGggtcaaaaaattatttttcaccaaaaaaaaaaaaagaagttattttTATTCCAGAAAATAATTGGTTTCCATTTATGAAAAGTGCTTGAAAGCAAAACGATTtgataatcaaaataaatacacTCAAATTGAGAACGAACAACTGATAAGTGGTCTAGACTCAACAAGTCGAACCATTCATGTGACCAGTAATATGACATccagttaaaaaataaactgtctTCCTGGTTTGCCGTGATATAGCCTTGTTGTTGCCAATGGGGCGTAAAGCACCATATAATCAATCCTGGTATGTTTACAAAGGGTAGACCCAGGGGAGGGGATACaaacattcttttaaatgtggccttgttattattttttatagggTGATGGTTCACCAAGACCAAGTAGTTTAGATGAAGGAAGAAGAGAAGAATCATCACAAAGGTCACGACCTTTCTCCTTACAGTTTGAAGTTGATGTTGTCCAATTATTGTTGGTTATTTTATCAGTAGCCACTAGGCTATGGAGACTAGGATTTCCTAGAGCTGTAGTGTAGGTATCATTTCGTAATTGGTGTGTGAGAAATTAAAGATAATCTGTACAGTCTTAAACCCTCTAACCTTACACTGTATATCTATGTAGATATGTACTAACTTTTTCCTTTAAAAGGACTTTTTTTGTGTTGTGTGTGAAGGGATTTTTTAGAATGAATCATGAGAAGCATCTCATAGACTTACAAAGTGAGTTTGTTAGATATCTTGGTTAAAGTGTTATTATTACTAGCCTATAATAAACCAATATAACAGTTTTGATGAAGGGTTCTACAGCTGGAAATTGACCTTTGTTCTTGTAGCATATAATCAATAGgaaaagacaaatgtaaaacaacttaatcaagaaaactaaatgcctgatttatgtaccggtacaaaacaattaaccaAAAACATAGATGCAGCAAAAAatcaactactgaattacaggctcctgactttgagACATGCACATACAGAATCTGAAGGggttaaataattatttatgtttgagcttgtaatttcattataaactgtAATAAACGAGTATTAAAGGAAGCCTAACACAAAATTGGACAATTTAAAATCTTAAGTCGGGGGAAAAAGTGTCAATTTAAGGCAAAAAGTGATGAAcaacgaaaaaacaaacaacagtccACAACCACTACATATGATAGCTAAGTGTGAGCAACACAAACTACACCAGATCAAGAGGTTATTTTAAGTGTTCTGAAAGGATAATCAATCTTGACTCCacatgttttatcttttattagAATGATTTTCCAATGACATATTTCAAGtagtctataatatatatataagatcatTGTGAAACAGTcactttttgttttctgtaagtTGATagagattttaattttatgaacaaTTACTTTACAACTTTCTTAATACACAGTTGAATTATGATACAGTAAAATATATtatctgtttaattttattttttcagatttgATGAATTACACTTTGCAAAATATGCTTCATTATACCTCCAGAGAATTTTCTTCTTTGATTCACATCCTCCATTAGGGAAAATGCTCCTTGCTTTAGCAGGtttgtatatatagtgtttGGCAGACAGATTTCTGTGggaacattatcatgattaaataaCTTCTGTGTTAACTATAGACGTacttacacttgtatgcaaatttgtctgCCATTATGTAGAATCACACAAATTTCCGTAAACTTAGacataacaattcaaaaaaattgacgtcacaatagaaaagtacaaaaacaaagaaTCTAGGAACAAACACATCGATCAGTTTAGCATTTGTAACAATGCTAACTAGTCTGTTAACCAAAAgatgtataaaacaatatttttttgtagctAATATAACAATCTAAATGTGTTGATTAAATGCAAGGTGTTTATAGATATATCCCCTGTACTTGAAGACCTGGGATTTAACTATGTTtagaaataatttgtatttaatagATAAtagttaaggaggctcgcgggtataaaattttcagaaaaaaaacccctattattttacattacagATTCTATTAATTACCTtcagtagttgttactttataatatggtacaaaaattattccaaaaaatcatttcGTGTtgaccccaggtgacttttGAAATGtcgatatcattgaaaaagctctaaattatctccctttggttcaaaaatgccattttttggcattaaaattgaaatatcttttttaactcatcggtgacctatagtttttatagttgttttcgaataagctgtacattaactaaataattgtaaaatttaagcgatttctgtaatttagttctttttttatttcgatattaccgcttTTTCTCCTTTTAGTTCAACAGAATAAAaggaaattaacaaaaatgtatgcttctttcgacgGCAGATTGTGAGcctaaatgaacggtgaccccattttttttatttcatttttctattaagaataagataaagttcatttatagaaaaatatagagaaatcttatattaaataaaaaatttcatttagacccgcgagcccccttaagttTGCAAATAGAAAAGATTTTAAATTAGAGTTATTCCTTtaaaatgaacagttttatttttgtaagttttgaaCCATTAATACTGTTCCTTAGTTGAATGCATAATGACTTAAAGTAAGTATATAAtaataaggagatgttgtatgattaccaatgagacaactcttcaccagagttcaaataaatttgatgtaAGGAACTATAGACAATCATGGTATTGTTGGAAGGGGACCAAGATGGAGGAATCCTTTCCTACCCTCCCACATTCATTTAAATAGAATAGTCTAAaggtaaagaaaataaaacagcagtatagaatatattatatattttttaggtgGTTACAGTGGTTTTGAAGGTGACATAAACTTTGACAGAATTGGTGCAGGTAAGTGTTGTTATGTATACTGAAAACTGGATTGTCTTATCATCAATAATCTACAGTCGTGTTTATGTTCACAGTTTCCATTTAGAATGGCTGTTAAAAGTTTGCCAGTATTTATTCTGGCTTTGCAATCCTTAACAGTGCATCACAAAGAAATATCCTCTGACTTGTTCTATCAATAAGGAAAGGAAATCCATGATATACTTAAGACTGTTTCCCTGATTTGTTTCACACAagtttacctgtaaaatgaaTGTGTGCAAAAGCAATCAAAAGTTGTGCCCaaagatataaaatgtaaatcCCGAAATGTGTGTAAACATAAAAAACCCAACTTTTGAGTAAAAATTCTACAAACAGATAACTTTACAAATACTTTAATATGTTAAGTAATGAACATTTACTCAAGTTTATTTGAACCATTGATTTATTTCAGAGTTTTCACCACAGTTCCCTGTTTACCAGCTCAGATTACCACCAGCTGTGATGGGTAGTTTAGTGGTACCTTTAATATATCAGATCTGTGTGGAACTGAAAATGTCAAGGTGGTCTGCATTATTGGCAggaatgtttgttttattaggTAAGaatcatatatttctttttgactAGGTTGCAGAAAATGTAAATCTTTAATATGTCATactttttttctctaaatttattggggtgtaaaagtgttgaccaaagtacattttttatgaagcaaGGAGGAGCATCAATCTTAAAATGTGTGCACAGGCATTGCTTTAACAACACTATAAAATGACTATtcaagaagcattcaatacttaaaaatacatttttatacacTTGCTTTGAAGttggggtatactgttttacctctgtctgtctaTCCGTCAGTCTCATGAAAATTTTTTATCGTTGCATTTTTCTGAGGAACACTActaggatttctgaaatttggtttcagggtttatataagtcagctacaagtataccgtgtgatgtgttttcagattcatcactcaacaactttctgtttaccaaacacttacATATTTTTACTCTGTTAAGATTATCCAgtgggggtatcatcagtgagcagcaGCTCACAGCTTCACTTGTTTTGCTAGGATCATGAACACAATTTCtatcaagtttttcttttatttatctgtATACTTTATTGAGGAAGCTCATATCATCATGAATGAAACAttccattttgaaataaaggttAGTTTCAAAATGATTCAGGATTGCTGTTAGctaatcaaaataacaaataatgtgTTAAAATggaacatacatgtaatgttaTTATTATCAATTGGTTGGAAGCAGCTAATATGATAATTAGTTTgctagttattttttttgtgtgcttgtttatatagatattcTGTTCTATTTCCAGACAATGCATTATTAGTTCAGTCCAGATTTATGTTGATGGAAGGaatgttgttatttttcatGTGTCTCACAATTTACAGTTTTCTCAAGTTCAGGAGTTTAAAACACAGGTACGGTTGTAAGATCAATGTCATTAGGTCAAatcaaacaattgtttaaatTAACTGTGTGCTATTTCCTTCGATAAGTAGTGTAAAGTAAAGTTTATAGatatacagttttattttaaatttcccacttctttgtcattttcacttttttaaaataaaatcttgttGAAGTAGAATGCAGGCAATAGGATGGCTTTTCTTCCTTAGACTGTACATTTGTGCTTTTTAACCGCTCTGTATATTATCACAAATTATCTGCTTGTAGATATCATGCTTTATATTATATAGTTAATAAAGGTATTATGAACTTTTTATACCTCAAATTTTTCAGAGAATTTTCAGTGCCTTGGTTTTTCTGGTTGTTTTCAACAGGGATTTCATTTACCTGCACACTAAGGTAAGTTCTGCACAAGTATATTTTAAAGCTTATTAAAGTTCAGTGCAACAAACCAGTAAATTTCTATGAGATTCATACACCATTGAATACCAGAATTCCTGCTACAAAAGTTGGTTCTGTCCATAAGTTATACACACTAAAATGATGGCAGGATTTATGTGGatatgacaaatgaaatatttatccaTGGTTTATGTGAAAGACGTCTGGTAAACACTAAAAGGTATGTGGAAGTTTTAACCTTTTTcctgacaaaaaagaaaaaaataatgtgaaggCTAGGATTATACagtgaaataacaataaagGGTAGGATAGAAGTGTTTTTTAGTGTGGAAAATTTTAGGCTCCACTAAGtgacaaaaaaatcatctcTAGAACTCAAATGCTCCGAGGACACTTCCTATATACAAGGCGATAGGACATGCTGCGAGTACACTTCCTATATACAAGGTGATAGGACATGCTGCAAGTACACTTCCTATATACAAGGTGATAGGACATGCTGCGAGTACACTTCCTATATACAAGGTGATAGGACATGCTGCGAGGACACTTCCTATATACAAGGTGATAGGACATGCTGCGAGGACACTTCCTATATACAAGGTGATAGGACATGCTGCGAGGACACTTCCTATATACAAGGTGATAGGACATGCTGCGAGGACACTTCCTATATACAAGGTGATAGGACATGCTGCGAGTACACTTCCTATATACAAGGTGATAGGACATGCTGTGAGTACACTTCCTATATACAAGGTGATAGGACATGCTGCGAGTACACTTCCTATATACAAGGTGATAGGACATGCTGCGAGTACACTTCCTATATACAAGGTGATAGGACATGCTGCGAGTACACTTCCTATATACAAGGTGATAGGACATGCTGCGAGTACACTTCCTATATACAAGGTGATAGGACATGCTGCGAGTACACTTCCTATATACAAGGTGATAGGACATGCTGCTGGAGGAATAGGTCACAAGTTCGAAAATGTATGAATAGGTCAGAaaaactatcagaaatatatgataagGTCAATTAGATTTTCATAACTTGGTCATCATTCTTGGTGTTCCTGGTTGTGTTTTTATTAAACTATTTTCTCTCTTTTGGAATTTAAGTACATGCATTCCACTTTTGCATAACACACCACATGAAACCCAAACAATATTGGAAAAGATAACATATCTACCTATGGAATAAATGAAAaggtatacatttaaaaaatctaaattatatgaaaagggtggggtAACAGAACCCCAGCAGCACCCCCCTATCAATGTTCAGCAGCAGCTttaatttggtttgtttttttattaactaattgttgggtttttttcagtgTGAAGTATGTAGGAGTTTTCACAGCGATTGTAATACTATTATTGTGTGCCAAAGATTTCTGGTTTATGTTGGCAGATAATTATAGATCTGATGTAAGTGTAATCTTGAGATCAGGAAGTACCTGTTCCTGATTTCAAAAGGTTTTAAATTAGTCAGTGGTTTTCCTACACAAATATGTATGGATGCAGTTCAATTACAAATCTAAGGATAGTTTGGAAATAGTGTAATGTAAATTTACTTCAGAGTTTTACCAGtttctttataatataaaattgaatatgaTTTTAAGTTTAGAATATTTCACCACCATGAATACATACTAAGTGAAGGAATaccaattcaaatataataaatcttacactgtaaaaaaataaacatcagCTTTAATGTAGACATATTTGCACAGTttgaaaaagtaatttttgCTTAGACacatgttttctgttaagaacAAAAAAGTAGTGCTATTCAACCAATTGATCAGCAGAGTTTCTGTGAGGTTTTCTAAGGATGAACTTAAACAACTTTTACTTCATAACATGGATACTATGGATATGCTGTTGTTCACATTAAGAATGTTGATGTGttatatttcagtttaattTGATAAAGCACCTTATTGCTAGACTGACCTTCCTGATTGGAGTTCCTGTGACTTtctatattttcatgttttatattcatttgagtATATTGATCAAAGCTGGACCTCACGACAATATAATGACCAGTGCCTTTCAAGCTAGTTTAGAGGTATGTTTTATGGGCTTTAGATTCACTAATCATAATGgtcaaaatatgtcattttctgaaatACCAGAAATTTTTctaattgataaaattttgctttaaaaaGCTCAGAAACCTTTAGATGAACAATTTCCATTCCATTTGTGGCTAACCCTGAAATACTATAAATTCTTGTAATGTTTTTGATTCAGCCCTGCTGGATCTATGTGATAACTTTGGCTTTTGGGGCAGTGAAAAATTATAAGTTGATGGTCAATGCATGTTCCTTTCCTGTTATATACAGGTTTTAATAGTATCTATATTTGTTCTATTGTCAGGGTGGATTAGCAGCTTTAACAAAAGGCCAGCCATTACATGTATCGTTTGGCTCTCAGATCACATTACGTCCCACCTACCATACAGGAGGCAAGCCATGTTGGTTACATTCCCATGCCCATGTTTATCCATTACGTTACTCAGATGGACGGGGTAGTAGTCACCAACAACAGGTCACATGTTATGTATTTAAAGACATCAATAACTGGTGGATAGTTAAACACCCTGATAGGTAAGCTAGAGATTTTTTCTAACTTCTTTATTTAAACTAGATATTCAAAAGATCAATGTCATTTGTACTTCCTACCTTTCAGGTAAATCTTTTTAAACAATACTTGctaaaattgtgacttggatgaagagttgtctcattggcactcataccatatcttctaaCATCTAATCAGACACCTCTAAGCAGTTGTTCATGGCTATTTTATATAgcattatataaatcatttctttatcATGTCATGTCTGTTTAAAATGAACTCTGAAAACCTCCAGTTGAAATCTAATAGACAATCATGAAATTttggtaacattttttttaatacgttttgttaaattttaaatggtaTAGTCATTTAGTCAGTTCACAgagaaaatattgtatttcagTGATTCCATGGTAGTGGATGACCCCCCAAAGCCTATAGAACATGGGGACGTGATACAATTGGTTCATGGTATAACTAGCAGAGCTCTCAATAGGTCAGTTACAAAACTTTATGTACGCTATTTAATAttgtaatttgttaaaataaaatatgagatatTATTGCCAACATATACTGAGAAACCTCTTTTTATTAAAGGAACAAGATAACTCTTCATGTTACCTATAAACATTGctaactattttatttgttttgatttctattaacttgaaagatttaatagataaaaagaaatgcaatcagctggataagatctacaaatatgtcaacatgactgaaattgacattttactCTTAAGAGGGTTTATGACCAATCGACTGTGCATAATTTCACACATGAATTAGCATGCTCACAAAAAAGTTTGTGTCGTAAAAATAGATGTGGCAACCTTTATAACCcataaaaaccaaaaagtaaCTTTTTAAATAGATATCAGTGGTATTTTGTTAGCCTTGCTTTGGCAGCTCTGTAACTGGCCCAAGATTTACATTGTAATATAGAttacatgtttctatttttagccatgatgtGGCAGCACCTATTACACCACAGAACCAGGAAGTAACTTGCTACATAGATTATAATGTTACTATGCCAGCACAGAATTTATGGAGAGTGGTAAgttcatattttgaatatatcaaaatttgtcAGAATCTCTCAATTTGGCATTGCTTCTTTTTTTTCCGCAAATAACTTTGTTGATTCATATAGGGAATTGGATATGTTattcaaatgtaaatatgttgaAATTGGAAAATATTAGTATTCTGAAATTTCAtactgaaaacaaacattttatggtaatatttgtGACATTATATTGCATGGACTCTTATTTTGTTGGGGACACCAGTTTTTGTGGATATTAAATACTGTTAAAAAGGATCACTGGGTGCTGGCGAAAACTAAGGTTACACCcaatttacagtaaaaagttAGGTGTCCTTTTGCCTTTTGTATTAAAGTCTATTGTaaagcaaattttaaaatgactgaTGCTAGtcacaagaaaaaaacagatttgTACAATTTACCTCAATTGTCCAAGGCCGTAACTAGGCATCTTATTTTAGTGAGGCAAAATAATTGAGCCGAGTGAAGCgaggcaaattttttttttgaggatATGAAATGAATGGTGCAAAATTCTGCATTCTAGGCATTTTTAGAGagtttgataatgttttgaatttggacactttttatatgaatttttcatatttttaagacttttactaacaccaaatttttaaaaactttatttaaatttatatgtaagATTATCATCCAAATATCACTGATTTGAGTCTGCTGCCAGAACATAGAACAAACATCGATTCAATAGAGTTTGCCAAATTTTTTTATTGCCGGTTCAGTCAAATCGTTTCAGAATCATAATTTGGTCTGCTGATATCCTTATCGCGATGAACATGGAGCATGGCAAGACCGCACAATCTCTCGCCACTGACGCATGCTCTTTTCCAAGTTTTCAGTTGTTTTAGGGCAGTCTGTGTTTCTAAAGATATCATATTATCATCAACAGAATGATCAATGTCTTCTTCTAATTCCTTCTCCATCAGCAATTTAGTAGCAGCATCGGTagtaacagtttttttttgcaaaaggGAATTAAGCTTTCCTGTATGCACCATCATACAGTTGCATTTACACAATATTAAACTCGCTTTTAGGCTGACAAAAAGTAGACAAACTAGGGATATAATGAGATAAGATACAGGTATATGATTCTATCTATAGAGTAAGTATATCTGATATGGGTACAGGGGAAATTGGAATGGAGTTTTTGACATTTACATGTAGGTCAGTAATTTccaattatttctgaaaaaagTTGATGGTATTTTAGTTCCAGAATCTATAAATTATGGGGTTAGGGTTGGGGGTGTCCTATTCCGAAACCCGgaatataaagaaatgaaattcTGTAGTCCCGAATAAGTAAAGACAAAATCCTGTGTTAAAGGTTCTACCATTActcaataatatcaaattggaatataggatattctttcaatttttaaggttaaagaaacatggataaatgcatttttcatattatttatattttatttctctgTAAAGAAAAGGATTAAAGTTCGTGAAATGAATACGCAGACAGGACTGCCCCCTTGTGATGCCCATGCAGTACTTCATTTGTCAAAAGTTGGTGAAACGGAGAAATGAAAATGCAGACACTGCCCCCTTCCGAAGaccagtacttgatttgtcagTCTACTTATCATTTTTAGATTGTACGAATGAAGTTATATGAAATACTCACTctgttcacaaaaaaaatagtttactaGAATTATTCCTTCATTACCTTCAGTATCGCTTTTCCTTTTTCTGCAAGAGCCTGTTTTAACTAGAGATTCATAATGATTATCGTTACTAGGTTAATGTAATCAAGAAACATCACCCGTTGAGATGCTGAGTTATATCCAggaaaaatagtttaaaaggaAATCAAAGTTGAGTCAGACCAACAAATGGCTAAGgcctattatatttatatatatgtataaaaaaaaatcagtgtcgAAATTTTAGTGAGGCAATTGCCTCACTTGCCCGAAGGGTAGTTAGGGCCTTGATTGTCAGAATAATTAGTTAGATAATgtttacaattattattttcaggAAGTAATAAACCGTGATACTGATGGCAATAAATGGCAGACCATTAAAAGTCATATTAGACTGGTCCATGTTAACACTTCACAGGCATTAAAGGTAAAGTTAGTCATGCATAAAATGTAAGTCATATGTGTAGTGTGCATATAAATATCACAGGTAAAGTAAGTCATGCATAAAATTTAGGTCATGTCAGAAAAGTCCATAGAAACACTTCACATGCACTAAAAGTAAAGTTAGTCTTGCAGAAAATGTAGGTCAAGTCAGAAAAGTAAATATGAACACTTCACAGGCACTAAAAGTAAAGTTATTCTTGCAGAAAATGTAGGTCATGTCAGAAAAGAACATAGAAACACTTCACAGGCACTAAAAGTAAAGTTATTCTTGCAGAAAATGTAGGTCATGTCAGAAAAGTACATAGAAACACTTCAAAGGCACTAAAAGTAAAGTTAGTCTTGCAGAAAATGTAGGTCATGTCAGAAAAGTACATAGAAACACTTCACAGGCACTTAAAGTAAAGTTGGTCTTGCAGAAAATGTAGGTCATGTCAGAAAAGTACATAGAAACACTTCACAGGCACTTAAAGTAAAGTTAGTCTTGCAGAAAATGTAGGTCATGTCAGAAAAGTACATAGAAACACTTCACAGGCACTAAAAGCAAAGTTAGTCTTGCTGAAAATGTAGGTCATGTCAGAAAAGTACATAGAAACACTTCACAGGCACTAAAAGCAAAGTTAGTCTTGCAGAAAATGTAGGTCATGTCAGAAAAGTACATAGAAACACTTCACAGGCACTAAAAGTAAAGTTAGTCTTGCAGAAAATGTAGGTCATGTCAGAAAAGTACATAGAAACACTTCACAGGCACTAAAAGCAAAGTTAGTCTTGTTGAAAATGTAGGTCATGTCAGAAAAGTACATAGAAACACTTCACAGGCACTAAAAGTAAAGTTAGTATTGCAGAAAATGTAGGTCATGTCAGAAAAGTACATAGAAACACTTCACAGGCACTAAAAGCAAAGTTAGTCTTGCAGAAAATGTAGGTCATGTCAGAAAAGTACATAGAAACACTTCACAGGCACTAAAAGTAAAGTTCGTCTTGCAGAAAATGTAGGTCAAGTCAGAAAAGTAAATATGAACACTTCACAGGCACTAAAAGTAAAGTTATTCTTGCAGAAAATGTAGGTCATGTCAGAAAAGTACATAGAAACACTTCACAGGCACTAAAAGTAAAGTTAGTCTTGCAGAAAATGTAGGTCATGTCAGAAAAGTACATAGAAACACTTCACAGGCACTAAAAGCAAAGTTAGTCTTGCTGAAAATGTAGGTCATGTCAGAAAAGTACATAGAAACACTTCACAGGCACTAAAAGCAAAGTTAGTCTTGCAGAAAATGTAGGTCATGTCAGAAAAGTACATAGAAACACTTCACAGGCACTAAAAGTAAAGTTAGTCTTGCAGAAAATGTAGGTCATGTCAGAAAAGTACATAGAAACACTTCACAGGCACTAAAAGCAAAGTTAGTCTTGTTGAAAATGTAGGTCATGTCAGAAAAGTACATAGAAACACTTCACAGGCACTAAAAGTAAAGTTAGTATTGCAGAAAATGTAGGTCATGTCAGAAAAGTACATAGAAACACTTCACAGGCACTAAAAGCAAAGTTAGTCTTGCAGAAAATGTAGGTCATGTCAGAAAAGTACATAGAAACACTTCACAGGCACTAAAAGTAAAGTTCGTCTTGCAGAAAATGTAGGTCAAGTCAGAAAAGTAAATATGAACACTTCACAGGCACTAAAAGTAAAGTTATTCTTGCAGAAAATGTAGGTCATGTCAGAAAAGAACATAGAAACACTTCACAGGCACTTAAAGTAAAGTTAGTCTTGCAGAAAATGTAGGTCATGTCAGAAAAGAACATAGAAACACTTCACAGGCACTTAAAGTAAAGTTGGTCTTGCAGAAAATGTAGGTCATGTCAGAAAAGTACATAGAAACACTTCACAGGCACTTAAAGTAAAGTTAGTCTTGCAGAAAAGAACATAGAAACACTTCACAGGCACTAAAAGCAAAGTTAGTCTTGCTGAAAATGTAGGTCATGTCAGAAAAGTACATAGAAACACTTCACAGGCACTAAAAGCAAAGTTAGTTAGTCTTGCAGAAAATGTAGGTCATGTCAGAAAAGTACATAGAAACACTTCACAGGCACTAAAAGCAAAGTTAGTCTTGTTGAAAATGTAGGTCATGTCAGAAAAGTACATAGAAACACTTCACAGGCACTAAAAGTAAAGTTAGTCTTGCAGAAAATGTAGGTCATGTCAGAAAAGTACATAGAAACACTTCACAGGTACTAAAAGCAAAGTTAGTCTTGCAGAAAATGTAGGTCATGTCAGAAAAGTACATAGAAACACTTCACAGGCACTAAAAGCAAAGTTAGTCTTGCAGAAAATGTAGGTCATGTCAGAAAAGTACATAGAAACACTTCACAGGTACTAAAAGCAAAGTTAGTCTTGCAGAAAATGTAGGTCATGTCAGAAAAGTACATAGAAACACTT comes from the Mytilus trossulus isolate FHL-02 chromosome 3, PNRI_Mtr1.1.1.hap1, whole genome shotgun sequence genome and includes:
- the LOC134712716 gene encoding protein O-mannosyl-transferase 1-like, with amino-acid sequence MMEEQTTVEGSIATQHKPESDATLDRTSLTESTLDRSLPTPQRLEGDGSPRPSSLDEGRREESSQRSRPFSLQFEVDVVQLLLVILSVATRLWRLGFPRAVVFDELHFAKYASLYLQRIFFFDSHPPLGKMLLALAGGYSGFEGDINFDRIGAEFSPQFPVYQLRLPPAVMGSLVVPLIYQICVELKMSRWSALLAGMFVLLDNALLVQSRFMLMEGMLLFFMCLTIYSFLKFRSLKHREFSVPWFFWLFSTGISFTCTLSVKYVGVFTAIVILLLCAKDFWFMLADNYRSDFNLIKHLIARLTFLIGVPVTFYIFMFYIHLSILIKAGPHDNIMTSAFQASLEGGLAALTKGQPLHVSFGSQITLRPTYHTGGKPCWLHSHAHVYPLRYSDGRGSSHQQQVTCYVFKDINNWWIVKHPDSDSMVVDDPPKPIEHGDVIQLVHGITSRALNSHDVAAPITPQNQEVTCYIDYNVTMPAQNLWRVEVINRDTDGNKWQTIKSHIRLVHVNTSQALKSTGKQLPEWGFHQLEISTDRIINQEATVWNVEEHRFTKSVEKDQQAREIAQSEMIPLEPTHLSFWTKFTELQLKMLMGKAEEMEHKYSTEPIEWPFMDKNVAYWMSPNSNAQIHLLGNPVIWYLGTLSVFGYSALLVFYLLRRRRGWFDLTTGEWNHFVFIAELLIGGYFLHYLPFFLTDSTLFLHSYLPCVIFKILAATALIDHLYVVSHRFPVLPSTVKYVTVGIILCTIYSFYKLSVFTYGGTDLTPQQITDLMWRESWDFLIHVRV